gttggATCCTTGGTATTCATCAGTTTCTCTAAGGATTCTAGAGTTCCAAAACAGCTTAAGAGCCACCCATGTGAACAAGAAAAGTGAACTCACATGGCACAAATTCTCCCAGATCTTCAATCTCTGCTTTCTACCCTACCTCTCCTTTATAAGACCTCAGTTAGGCAGCCAGTCCACATGCACTCAGTCTCAGAGAACTCTAGCTGGGGGAAGTATGGCAGTCCCTGACCCAAAGAGGAGGAACACCATTGGCCAGGGCAGGGGAAGCACATGGATCCCCAAACTTTGACTCCTGGATGAAACTAATCTAGAGGGATGTTTGGGTGCCCCTGAAGGTGAAAAAACTGCCATTTCAAAGCCAACTGCAGTTTTGCCTTGCAAGACTTAATGCCCCTTTGGAGGAGACCACACCTTAGTTCTGGGAAGATCGTTCAAATGGGCAGTGTTGTTTTGCAAATATGAAACAGATTATAGTCAAAAATGGAGATATTAGGGTCACCTGTGGCCCCCAGGAGCACAAGTGCTCTCCAGGTGAGGTCATGTGCCAGGTGACTTTTGCTAAGTTGTACGCAGAGAAGTGCAGCCTGGCAACTTGTTTCCTTTTGgaaaatagctttatttattacttttttttaaagagggattTGGTTTGTTGTGAGCTGCAAAATGAGACTAGTTCTTGTGGGAATGTTTCTTTTGGAGAAGTTGCTATCTCATCCATGACTTTGTAAGATGTTGGGCACAATCTCTTTGGGGCCCAGAATGCAGCCTTGAGTTGGGGGGGACCCTATTCCCTCCAGGACTGACAGTTTGGGGAGTGCTGAGAGCCAGTACCTTTGTCTGGGGTTCTCACCTGGCTCTCTCTCCAAGCATTGTCAGAGATGGCTTCATCTCAGCTCCTGTAAGTGTCTCTGAGAGCAGAGATGTCCACTGAGGGGCAGGTCCTGGAGGGTTTGGGGATGAGGCCAGGCTTTTTATATATCTAGAgagagcatttttatttttaaattttttaaaggggataggtaggttttatttatttattttaatggaggtaccagggattgaacccaggatcctgtgcatgctaagcatgcaccctaccactgagctataccctcctgttAAGGCTTTCAAGTCTTTCCAGCAGGGGCTCCCTGGCCCCAGTGACCCTGGAATTGACAGGCTGCCCCCCTTCACTCCCAaccagggccagggcccagcctTCATGAGGTGTCTCCAAACTGGATGGCACTGCTGCCATTTTctttggtgggaggtgggggttggtGACTGAAGACCCTCAATCAgtttggaggcagagagagagatcaaGGCGGTGTTTGAGGGCAGCATGAGAGCACCAAAGTTTTGAGGACACCTAGAAAATGGGGCAGCGAACACAGAAGAGTGGAAGCACAGACTCATTTCTCCTCCCTGACCCTGAATGCACACAGCCCTGAGAGCTCCTGCCAGCTCCCCATTCCAGCCTGGGCGAAGGGGGCAGCTGTGCCAAAGCCGGCAGGCACTTAGGCAGTTTGGAAGGAATATTGGTTAATTGTGTCAAATGCCTGTGGGATCCCAGCCTCAGCCTGCCTCACTCTCCTGGTGTCTCCGGCACCCCTGGCTGCAGCTAACGCCTCTGTGCTTACAGCTGCCAAATCAacctccagcccagacctccctCTTCAGCCCCAGACCGGCATATCCCACTGCCTCCTGACCACCCCTCCAGATGTCCCACAGTTCCCTAGACCCAGCATGCTTTCCAAACACGTCCTGatcttgtttttaaagaaaaaaatcgtGTAGGACAAATTCATAGGACCCTGGAAACAAGGTTTCACGGGATATACACAGAAGCTCAGAGGGACTGCACTGACTTTTTAGAGATGACACAGAAGCTCAGAGGGACTGCACTGACTTTTTAGAGATGACCTGGGGACAGTGTGGAGGGCCAGAGTCAGCTTTAGCCTCTTCCTTCCAGATGACGGTATGTACCTCTTAGCGTTTTGTCCTTTTTCATACTATTTGCCAAactgaatttaaataattatttatgtaattatttacttattgtcTGTCTCTGCTTATTTAAGCTTAAAGGCAGAGATTGTGTCCTTTTCACTTCTGTATTCCTGGGGTCTACCCAGCATCCGACATAaaataggtacttaataaatatctgttgaatgaataaataaataccctTGTTCATTATCCAAGATGCAGGTCCCTCGAGGCACACTCAGTCTTTTCCTGCTTTCTTATTCCCATGATGTTCTGGGCCTCATCCCCCTAAACCAGCCTTCCACCACTGCATCTCTTCCCCACCCTTGGCCTTTTCAGATCTCTCTTGATCTGGGGTGCTTCCGAGTGTGGGCAGTGAGCTCCCCAAGGTGGGCCATCTGGAAGCACAGGCAGTATCCGCACCTGTCAGGGTGCCCTGGAGAGTAGGACACTGATGTCCTACTAGGACAATGACATTGTAGGACAATGACAGCGGGGTGGGGCAACGTGTCATTCTCTGCATCTTTACCATTAAACAATGCTCCCAAGATGCCTGAGGTCACAAGGGTAGGGCTTTCTCCATCTGCAACCCCAGGATCCAACTGCTGGGGACTGTGCAAGGGTTTGTGTGTGGACTGTTGGAACTGGTGAACACAACTTTGCCACCCACTCTGTAtggatttcattccttttatgtcccagagctgctggctgggggcagGCAGTCCCAGGTTACGCCTATGATTGCTGAGTGAGCCTGAAGTTGTGAGTGGGATGCTCAGGGAGTGATCTCCATCCAGCTGCTTCTACCTATCCCCCATGCAGCTGCCACAGCTCAGTAAAGGATCTGACAAACcacagaagtaaataaataacttagaaataataaatagggCTCCAGCTCCCACAAGTGAGTAAAGGCCCAGTCCAGCACAGGCATTCCAGCAATGCAATTCCAACGTGTCTCCTCCAAATCTGTCCCCGCATGCCTGGGCTGTGGCTGAGACCTGACACTGCTGGTTCTCCAGAGGAGTCCTGGGTCCATGGCCTGGTCAGTGCCAGTCTGTGAGAAGTGGGTCCTCGGGTCTCCACGGGTCTTTGGGTCTGAGACTGGCAGGGTGAGAGCCCTGGGGCCTCTGGTCAGTCGGGCCTCCCTCTCTGCAGGGCGGATGTCCATCACTCACCCAGCCAAGGCCTCGATCTCCAGCTGAGGCCCTGGCCCGCCCCAAGCAGGAAGATCCATTGGCAGGGGTGCGGTCTGCAAATCCCCGAAGGGAGCCGTCAGCCCAGACAGCCGCAGGCAGTGGCCGAGAGGCGGTCCACGGTCCTCCAGGTGCTGTTAACATCCATGAAGGAGACGGCCTCGTAGCGCGTGGGGCGGCAGCAGGGCTGGCTAACGGGCCGCGAGCCAGGGGGCGGCCGCAGAGCGCCGGCGCCCAGCAGGCTGGCCAGGCTGAGGTCGTGCGGGGAGCGCGCGCGGCGGCAGGAGCCGCTGCAGAAGCGGAAACGCACCAGCTCGTCGGAGCGGTGGCCCAGGCCGAGGGCGCGCACCGGCACCAGCTGCGAGCGCAGGCGGCAGCCCCGCGCCCCCGCGGACCGCGTGCGGCTCCCCAGGCCCCCGGGGCGGTCCCGGCCCCCGGCCCGCGCTGCGCGGGCCCCGCGTGGGGACGCGGGCGAAGGCGCGGGAGCGGGCGGCGGGGGCGGTGGCCGCCGGGCTCTTCCGCCGCAGGGACGGGCCCCGCGGCCCCCTGGAACGAGACGCAGTCACGCGCGGGTCCCCGGCCAGCCCCCAGTCCCGCGCCCTCGCCCTGTCACCTACCCGGCAGGTGGCCCGCGGGGGGCGCCGGAGCCGGCGCGGGGCCTTCGCGGGGGGCCGGGCTGCGGGGCGCGGGGCCCAGGGAGGCTTCGCCCTCCGCGACGCTGCTCAGCAGGGCCAGAGCGGCCAGGGTGGGCCACAGGGCAGGCTGTCCGGAGAGACCACGCGCAGCCTCAGCGGGGAAGAGGACACCCGGGTAGGCTTAGGGTGGAgctcagggaggggctggagccgGAAGGAATGGCTTAGGTTGGAGGATGGTGGGTCAGCTGTCCCAGGGAGCCGGGGGAAGGAATCACTCGAGGGCACTGACCTTCCTCCTGGTCCCTCCCTGACCATTTCCCCTCCCACTTTTGATGCCTGTGCAGGGagccctgccttcccttcctggtCCAGCCACCTTTCCTCAATACCAAGTGGGAGTCACTTGGAGAACCACTCACCTGCCGCCTAGTCCGGGGCCAGAGGGGCAGCACTGACAGGCCTCCACGTCCGGGCTCCATCTCTGTCAACACCAGGAGCTCCCATCAGCTGTAGTGGACCTGGTCCCCCACCCTCCTTTAGAGCCAGCTCGGAACATTAAGAGTCGAGTTCTCCTTTGTGCAGGTTATCCTTCCACTTCAGCTTCTCCAGGTGAGGGACAAGGGGCTTGGGCAGCTGGACTCAGCCCAAGAGAAGCGGCTGCATCAAGAACCTATGTGTTGGTGCTTTGcacctgtttcctcttcctgatCTCACGACTCCATGGGGTAAATGGTACAATCCTCATTTTCCAGACAAACAAGAcaaacaaggctcagagaagctcaGCGATTATCTAAGGTCCCAAGGCTAGACCCATACAGCTGTGCGGGGAAGGAAGGAACCTTCCTACTCTGTGCTGCAGGGCTAGAGCGGCCAGAACTGACTGGATAAGGGAGGAGTTGGACACCCTCGATCTCACAGAGAATTTTCTCTCCTTGTGGAAGAAGAGGAAGTTGTGGCCAGGAGAGAATTAGGATGCTTGCTGGTTGACCGGAGATAGCTGATGACAGTGAGGCCCAGGCTTCAGCCTGTGCTGCCCGCCCAGCGCCACTGCACCTTGCTCCTCTATGACCTCTATCTGGACTCAGAGCCGACTGACCACAGAAGTCCTCTCTTCTGACCACAGATGTCCCCTCAAGAGCCGGCAGATGGTGGGAGGCGATGAGACCTCTAGGAACAAGGGGCCTGGGCCATGGCTCCCtatggccaccagggggcagcatcTGCCAAGCCTGTGGACTCAAAGCGGGGTGGGCTTTTCTGCTACCTTCAGCCAGGTTCAGGCCTGAGCAACTCCCACAAGGGTGAGCCAGGCTTCTACACCATCCTGGTTGGTCTCTGAGAGCTGAGCCACCCTGAGAGCTGGTCTTGGCCTATTCCCCTTCCAGCTTCTTCTGGATCTGGCAGCCCGGCCCTGCTCCTAGAAGTTGCCCCCATGAACCATCCTTCCTGAGCCCAATCAGCCTTTCAGAGCCCCACCAGCTTTTGTGAGGCCACAGTGCTTGGCACTCCCAAAAACCCCTCTGCGGCCCTGGGGCCCTCATGAGCCTTCACTAGCTGGCCTGCTCCTGGGTCCTAGTGGTCagctccacccccatcccctagCACACAGAATTTCTGCATACCTGTGGACCAGACCTCCTCCCCAGACCTCCCTGGTGTGGTTCTTCAGGGCCAGGTGTGCTCAGCTAATGGAATAAAGGCCTGAGGAGCCAGCCTAGTGACTGTTTTCATGGATAGAGGGAAAGCAGGGCAAAGAAGGCTTAAGGACCCCCTGCACTAGGGGGAGCCCAGGAGCAGGTCTCTTGAGGGCAGCTCATGCCCTATGTCTGCTTTCCAACTGTCTGGGGCCACTTGTCCTGCAGCCCTTGCCTTGCCTCCCCATCCAGCAGTCCGATACTCACCACGGTGGCTCTGTGTTGTATTCTTCTAGGCACCTTTCCTGGGACCAGTGCTGGGCTTTCCCCCACAGCTCAAAAGGCTCATGCCCAGGGCTATGCACCTGGCAGTGCCTCTTTTAGCCCAAAGCGTGGACTTGGCAACCAGTCTGAGCCCTGGAGCAGCAGCGGGAGCCTCACGTTACAGCGGGCCGGCCAGGCTAGCGCAGTCCGACAAGAGACAAGAGGGActgagggggctgggaggggcggaGAGCTGCGCAGCGGgcccaggagagggaggatgTAAGAAAGGAGTGGAGGGGGACGACCCTGCCCACTTCCCCTAGCcccagggctgggatggggggTGGGCAAACAGGACGGCTTACCGTGGGTACAGGGCTCTGGGTCTGGGACACAGCGAGGGCTTGGACCCGAGGGACCTGCTGCTGGTAGAGCCCGTGGGCCGTGTCTAGGGGCTGGGCCCAACTCCATCCCTCAGGAGCCTCACTCCCGCAGCCGTCCGGTGTCAAATTCCAGCCCCGGCGTCACCGgatcctggggtggggcccaagcaCCCCCGCCCAGCCCCACCTTTCAGGGCTCACCTGGCTGCTCCACCCTCCAGAATCCAGTCCCCCTGGCTCCTCTGCGTCCCCAGAGGTGGAAGGGAGGAGACACTGGGAAGGGCCCCCAGGACAGAAGGGAGAACCCAGGCGGCGCAGAAGCGCGGAACTGGGCGGTCACAGTTTGTAGACATTTGAAGTAGGGAGTTGGGAGGCCGGgctgagggtgggagagggaggggacaggccaGTCCCTGCCTTGGGCCACCGGCCTTTGGGTTCTCACGATCTCCACCCTCCACACTAGCTGCTCTCTCTGATCCACTGCTAGTTTCTTCTTTCAACAGACCCACTGGAATCCTTGGGTCGGTGAGGCACTGCACTGGAGTTTTCAAGGTCTGATCCTGCTCTGGCCTCCCCACCGCTCCCTTCCCGCGCTGCCTGGGGCTTGGAGTCCAGACACACCTGCAAGCACCGCTACTTGGCCGGAACAGCTGAAGAAGGGGAGGGTCCTGGAGGAGGAACACTTGCACTGAGGCTTGAGGTACGTGCTGGAGGGTAGTATTTCAGATGCCTCATGGCAATTTGGCAGGTGGGATGGAGGCTGGGCGAGCAACATGGGTAGAGGTAAGGAAAGGCCAGATCCTGGGTGTCATACTGGGGAGTCTGGACTTTATCTCACTGACACTGGGGACTATTGAAAGAGTTCAGGCAGGAGAATGGTGTGATCAGACGTACGTTTCAGTGACTGGCTCTGGCTGCAGCTGGGAGGATGGTTTGGAGGTATGTTGGGAGGCtgctgggagagagaggaggcgaGCTGAGCTGTAGGGAGAGCATGGGGCTTTGTGGGCTCTTGTAGGACCACCCCTTTTTGCAAACTCTGTTGGTGCCTGATTGGATGGGGTTAGGAAGCAGGACAGACAACTGCATACTTTTGGCCTGGGTCACCAGAGGGAGGGGATGTATCCTTGCAGCTGGGGCTCCTGGAGGAGGGACAGGTTGGGGGCAGGAGCACATGAGTTCAGAGTCTGACGTCAGGTTGGAGGGACCTGTGGATTATCCTAGTGGAAATGTTCAGGAAGTGGCTGAATTTGTCACCTGGCACGAAGTGAAGAGAACTGGGCTGGAGATGGATTTGGGAATTGTTGATCAACCGACAATTGGAAGCCGTGGGTAGGGGTGAAGGTGCTCAAGGAACAAGGAACGTGTGTGGATGGGCGGAACCCTGGCAGTGCATCAGAACTACCTGTGGATGTTTTAAAACTATGTGCATCCAGGCCCTACCCCAAACCTGAAT
The Camelus dromedarius isolate mCamDro1 chromosome 14, mCamDro1.pat, whole genome shotgun sequence genome window above contains:
- the ARTN gene encoding artemin, producing MEPGRGGLSVLPLWPRTRRQPALWPTLAALALLSSVAEGEASLGPAPRSPAPREGPAPAPAPPAGHLPGGRGARPCGGRARRPPPPPPAPAPSPASPRGARAARAGGRDRPGGLGSRTRSAGARGCRLRSQLVPVRALGLGHRSDELVRFRFCSGSCRRARSPHDLSLASLLGAGALRPPPGSRPVSQPCCRPTRYEAVSFMDVNSTWRTVDRLSATACGCLG